Proteins from a genomic interval of Streptomyces fodineus:
- a CDS encoding flavin monoamine oxidase family protein — protein MTSTVPNAVEHTDEQQPPITMFGPDFPYAYDDFLAHPAGLGQIPATEHGTEVAVIGGGLSGIVAAYELMKMGLKPVVYEADQIGGRLRTVGFEGCDESLTAEMGAMRFPPSSTALQHYIDMVGLETRPFPNPLAEATPSTVVDLKGESHYAETVDDLPQVYRDVAEAWNKCLDEGADFSDMNRAMRERDVPRIREIWAKLVEKLDNQTFYGFLCDSEAFKSFRHREIFGQVGFGTGGWDTDFPNSILEILRVVYTEADDHHRGIVGGSQQLPLRLWEREPEKIVHWPYGTSLKSLHVDGEPRPAVTRLHRTAGNQITVTDANGDIRTYKAAIFTAQSWMLLSKIACDDSLFPIDHWTAIERTHYMESSKLFVPVDRPFWLDKDEETGRDVMSMTLTDRMTRGTYLLDNGPDQPAVICLSYTWCDDSLKWLPLSANERMEVMLKSLGEIYPKVDIRKHIIGNPVTVSWENEPYFMGAFKANLPGHYRYQRRLFTHFMQDRLPEDKRGIFLAGDDISWTAGWAEGAIQTALNAVWGVMHHFGGETDPANPGPGDVYDEIAPVELPED, from the coding sequence ATGACGTCCACGGTGCCCAACGCCGTCGAGCACACCGACGAGCAGCAGCCGCCGATCACCATGTTCGGCCCGGACTTCCCCTACGCCTACGACGACTTCCTCGCCCACCCCGCGGGCCTCGGCCAGATACCCGCGACCGAGCACGGCACCGAGGTCGCCGTCATCGGCGGCGGTCTGTCCGGCATCGTGGCCGCGTACGAGCTGATGAAGATGGGCCTCAAGCCCGTCGTCTACGAGGCCGACCAGATCGGCGGCCGGCTGCGCACCGTCGGCTTCGAGGGCTGCGACGAGTCGCTGACCGCCGAGATGGGCGCGATGCGCTTCCCGCCGTCCTCCACCGCCCTGCAGCACTACATCGACATGGTGGGCCTGGAGACCAGGCCGTTCCCGAACCCTCTGGCCGAGGCCACGCCCTCGACCGTCGTGGACCTCAAGGGCGAGTCGCACTACGCGGAGACCGTCGACGACCTGCCCCAGGTGTACCGGGACGTCGCCGAGGCCTGGAACAAGTGCCTCGACGAGGGCGCCGACTTCTCCGACATGAACCGCGCCATGCGCGAGCGGGACGTCCCGCGCATCCGCGAGATCTGGGCGAAGCTGGTCGAGAAGCTCGACAACCAGACCTTCTACGGCTTCCTCTGCGACTCCGAGGCCTTCAAGTCCTTCCGGCACCGCGAGATCTTCGGCCAGGTCGGCTTCGGCACCGGCGGCTGGGACACCGACTTCCCGAACTCCATCCTGGAGATCCTGCGCGTCGTCTACACCGAGGCCGACGACCACCACCGCGGCATCGTCGGCGGCTCCCAGCAGCTGCCGCTGCGCCTGTGGGAGCGCGAGCCGGAGAAGATCGTGCACTGGCCGTACGGCACCTCGCTGAAGTCCCTGCACGTGGACGGCGAGCCCCGCCCGGCCGTGACCCGGCTGCACCGCACCGCGGGCAACCAGATCACGGTGACCGACGCGAACGGCGACATCCGCACCTACAAGGCGGCGATCTTCACCGCCCAGTCCTGGATGCTGCTGTCCAAGATCGCCTGTGACGACTCGCTGTTCCCGATCGACCACTGGACCGCGATCGAGCGCACCCACTACATGGAGTCCTCGAAGCTCTTCGTGCCGGTCGACCGGCCGTTCTGGCTGGACAAGGACGAGGAGACCGGCCGGGACGTCATGTCGATGACCCTGACCGACCGCATGACCCGCGGCACCTACCTCCTCGACAACGGCCCGGACCAGCCCGCCGTGATCTGCCTGTCGTACACCTGGTGCGACGACAGCCTGAAGTGGCTGCCGCTGTCCGCGAACGAGCGGATGGAGGTCATGCTGAAGTCGCTCGGCGAGATCTACCCGAAGGTCGACATCAGGAAGCACATCATCGGCAACCCGGTGACCGTCTCCTGGGAGAACGAGCCCTACTTCATGGGCGCGTTCAAGGCCAACCTGCCCGGCCACTACCGCTACCAGCGCCGCCTGTTCACCCACTTCATGCAGGACCGGCTGCCCGAGGACAAGCGGGGCATCTTCCTCGCCGGCGACGACATCTCCTGGACGGCCGGCTGGGCCGAGGGTGCGATCCAGACCGCGCTGAACGCGGTCTGGGGCGTCATGCACCACTTCGGCGGCGAGACCGACCCGGCCAACCCCGGCCCGGGTGACGTGTACGACGAGATCGCCCCCGTGGAGCTGCCCGAGGACTGA
- a CDS encoding RNA polymerase sigma-70 factor: MTPPPHADEFESHRPRLFGLAYRLLGSAHEAEDAVQDAYLRFSGADRAAIEHPGAWLAKAVTNLCLTRLTSARARREEYPGPWLPEPVATSDGTLGPLESAERREQVSMALLVLLERLTPTERAVYVLREAFGYGHREIAGVLDLSEANCRQLYRRAVARVAAPEGRFEPAPQRQEELLTSFLTAAREGDMAGLEKLLAADVTYWGDGGGRVSAALRPIVGREKVMRFLMGGAERFTKGLDFAVVEVNGAGALVARAGDMLVGVASFELRDGLITHVRTVMNPDKLAYVQRQLARS, encoded by the coding sequence ATGACACCGCCGCCCCACGCCGACGAGTTCGAGTCCCACCGGCCTCGCCTGTTCGGCCTGGCCTACCGTCTGCTCGGCTCCGCCCACGAGGCGGAGGACGCGGTGCAGGACGCGTATCTGCGGTTCAGCGGCGCCGACCGGGCGGCGATCGAGCACCCGGGAGCGTGGCTCGCCAAGGCCGTCACCAACCTCTGTCTCACCCGGCTGACCTCGGCCCGTGCGCGGCGCGAGGAGTATCCCGGGCCCTGGCTGCCGGAGCCGGTGGCCACCTCCGACGGCACGCTCGGCCCGCTGGAGTCGGCGGAGCGGCGCGAGCAGGTGTCCATGGCCCTGCTGGTGCTGCTGGAGCGGCTGACGCCGACCGAGCGGGCGGTGTACGTGCTCCGCGAGGCCTTCGGTTACGGCCACCGGGAGATCGCCGGCGTCCTGGACCTGAGCGAGGCCAACTGCCGTCAGCTGTACCGGCGGGCGGTGGCCCGGGTCGCCGCGCCGGAGGGCCGGTTCGAGCCGGCGCCACAGCGGCAGGAGGAACTGCTCACGTCCTTCCTCACGGCGGCCCGCGAGGGTGACATGGCCGGCCTGGAGAAACTGCTCGCGGCGGACGTCACCTACTGGGGCGACGGCGGCGGCAGGGTGTCCGCGGCCCTGCGGCCGATCGTGGGACGCGAGAAGGTCATGCGCTTCCTGATGGGCGGGGCCGAGCGGTTCACGAAGGGCCTGGACTTCGCGGTGGTGGAGGTCAACGGGGCGGGCGCGCTGGTCGCCCGGGCGGGCGACATGCTCGTCGGGGTGGCGTCCTTCGAGCTGCGGGACGGGCTGATCACCCATGTGCGGACCGTGATGAACCCGGACAAGCTTGCCTATGTGCAGCGGCAGTTGGCGCGGTCCTAG
- a CDS encoding alginate lyase family protein, whose translation MSGSTRAAVLLAAVLAFGTALVPSAHAAPKAPRTAVLDGTRLQRTRARLDHDPRLRRALEDLTTRADTWLDQGPWTVVDKPRPAPGGDIHEYLSQAPYWWPTTTPTAGNPWGCPYVQRDGQRNPEVDSGTDRQDAEKVFDSTYDLSLAWYYTGKRAYAEKAGQILRTWFLAPATRMNPDLNHAQFIPCKYDGRSIGIIDFSQSYTSVLDAQAILATGAPGWSAEDRTAMGKWNADFLNWLRTSDFGKEEGAAANNHGTFYDMQLAALAYATGDTALARRTVLDARAERIDPQIAADGSQPQELARTRSWHYSAFDLVAYTRLAAIGRHVGVNLWSYQGPDGQSLFKAVGYLLPAATGAAAWSHPELEFHRYAATDVVHAAADAGDAAAEAAVTKLEAPPGGDLWALRPAAEQLDSIAG comes from the coding sequence ATGAGTGGAAGTACCCGTGCGGCCGTACTGCTGGCCGCGGTGCTGGCGTTCGGGACAGCGCTCGTCCCGTCCGCGCACGCCGCGCCGAAGGCCCCGAGGACCGCCGTCCTGGACGGCACCCGCCTCCAGCGGACCCGCGCCCGGCTGGACCACGATCCCCGACTGAGGCGCGCGCTCGAGGACTTGACCACCCGCGCCGACACCTGGCTGGACCAGGGCCCCTGGACGGTCGTCGACAAGCCGAGGCCCGCACCCGGCGGCGACATCCACGAGTACCTGAGCCAGGCCCCCTACTGGTGGCCGACCACCACCCCCACGGCCGGCAACCCGTGGGGCTGCCCCTACGTCCAGCGAGACGGGCAGCGCAACCCCGAAGTCGACAGCGGAACGGACCGGCAGGACGCCGAGAAGGTCTTCGACTCGACGTACGACCTCTCGCTCGCCTGGTACTACACCGGCAAGCGCGCCTATGCCGAGAAGGCCGGGCAGATCCTGCGCACCTGGTTCCTCGCCCCGGCCACCCGGATGAACCCCGACCTGAACCACGCCCAGTTCATCCCGTGCAAGTACGACGGCCGGTCCATCGGCATCATCGACTTCTCCCAGTCGTACACCAGCGTCCTCGACGCCCAGGCGATCCTCGCCACGGGCGCCCCCGGCTGGAGCGCCGAGGACCGTACGGCGATGGGCAAGTGGAACGCCGACTTCCTGAACTGGCTGCGGACCAGCGACTTCGGCAAGGAGGAGGGCGCCGCCGCCAACAACCACGGGACCTTCTACGACATGCAGCTCGCCGCCCTCGCCTACGCCACCGGCGACACCGCCCTCGCCCGGCGGACCGTGCTCGACGCGCGCGCCGAGCGGATCGACCCGCAGATCGCGGCCGACGGCAGTCAGCCGCAGGAACTCGCCCGCACCCGCAGCTGGCACTACTCGGCCTTCGACCTGGTCGCCTACACCCGGCTCGCGGCCATCGGCCGGCACGTGGGCGTGAACCTGTGGTCGTACCAAGGCCCGGACGGGCAGAGCCTGTTCAAGGCAGTCGGCTATCTGCTGCCGGCCGCGACCGGCGCCGCCGCGTGGTCGCATCCGGAGCTGGAGTTCCACCGGTACGCGGCCACCGACGTCGTGCACGCGGCGGCCGACGCCGGGGACGCGGCGGCCGAGGCGGCCGTGACGAAGCTGGAGGCGCCGCCCGGGGGAGACCTGTGGGCGCTGCGGCCCGCCGCCGAGCAACTGGACTCCATAGCGGGCTGA
- a CDS encoding SDR family oxidoreductase, whose amino-acid sequence MTTILVTGGTGTLGRCVTERLRAEGHEVRVLSRHTQPYAVDLRVGGSGLDGALEGVETVVHCATTQRGGDEEAADHLISAARRAGVGHLVYISIVGIDRVPLGYYRTKLAVERRIEASGLGWTILRTTQFHDLMVTILGGLAKSPVMLVPAGVPDQPVEVGEVAERLAELALTAPAGRVADMGGPEVRSLDSLAHAYLRATGRRRAVARVPLFGGTYRAVREGGLVTPERAVGKTTFEEYLGRRFGG is encoded by the coding sequence ATGACCACCATCCTGGTGACCGGCGGGACCGGCACGCTCGGCCGGTGCGTGACGGAGCGGCTGCGGGCGGAGGGGCACGAGGTGCGGGTGCTCAGCCGGCACACGCAGCCGTACGCCGTCGATCTGCGCGTGGGCGGGAGCGGGCTCGACGGCGCGCTCGAGGGCGTGGAGACCGTGGTGCACTGCGCGACCACTCAGCGGGGCGGGGACGAGGAGGCGGCCGATCACCTGATCTCGGCCGCGCGGCGGGCCGGAGTGGGCCATCTGGTCTACATCTCCATCGTCGGCATCGACCGGGTGCCGCTCGGCTACTACAGGACCAAGCTGGCCGTGGAGCGACGGATCGAGGCGTCGGGGCTCGGCTGGACCATCCTGCGTACGACCCAGTTCCACGACCTGATGGTCACGATCCTCGGCGGGCTGGCCAAGTCGCCCGTCATGCTGGTCCCGGCCGGGGTCCCGGACCAGCCGGTCGAGGTGGGCGAAGTCGCCGAGCGCCTGGCCGAGTTGGCGCTCACCGCGCCGGCCGGGCGGGTGGCGGACATGGGCGGCCCCGAAGTACGGTCCCTGGATTCGCTGGCGCACGCCTACCTCCGCGCGACCGGCCGGCGCCGGGCCGTCGCGCGCGTGCCGCTGTTCGGCGGGACCTATCGCGCTGTCCGCGAGGGCGGGTTGGTGACCCCCGAACGGGCGGTGGGGAAGACGACGTTCGAGGAGTATCTGGGGCGGCGCTTCGGCGGCTGA
- a CDS encoding acyl-CoA thioesterase: protein MTAEAPIAPAVPYGRLIPVTVHFDDLDALGLLHNARYPLMVERAWTELWHEHGVRFDGDWHAAGDACNAVRELRIGYEAPVTSPGTYAVHLWLERLGTTGLTYGFRFCSADGVRTYAQGTRVLVRLDASTMRPTPWTDAFRAVGRELLRPAG from the coding sequence GTGACCGCCGAAGCCCCGATCGCGCCCGCCGTCCCCTATGGCCGGCTGATCCCCGTCACCGTGCACTTCGACGACCTCGACGCGCTCGGGCTCCTGCACAACGCCCGCTACCCGCTGATGGTCGAGCGCGCCTGGACCGAACTGTGGCACGAGCACGGCGTCCGCTTCGACGGCGACTGGCACGCGGCCGGCGACGCCTGCAACGCGGTGCGCGAGCTGCGCATCGGCTACGAGGCACCGGTGACCAGCCCCGGCACCTACGCCGTCCACCTCTGGCTGGAACGCCTCGGCACCACCGGGCTGACCTACGGCTTCCGCTTCTGCTCCGCGGACGGGGTGCGGACCTACGCCCAGGGCACCCGGGTGCTGGTCCGGCTGGACGCGTCGACCATGCGTCCCACGCCGTGGACCGACGCCTTCAGGGCCGTGGGCCGGGAACTGCTGCGGCCCGCGGGCTGA
- a CDS encoding DUF5995 family protein — MAQLEHLTTPVGAVVSRMRALDAALPERDGVAVFNRVYLTVTEEIDRHLDAGEFPDPRAAIALDVRFAERYLAAVDAVAADRRPPACWRPLFQLRGHPGVRPLQFALAGINAHIGHDLALAVVDACRTLGCEPAELEDEFDRVGDLLVALEERIREDLMPGPDLLQIADPLTHLLGSWSLERARDGAWVAARALWALRHCGDMAEEFTARLDTAVGFAGRMLLTPLDD; from the coding sequence ATGGCGCAGTTGGAACACCTCACCACTCCCGTCGGCGCGGTCGTCTCCCGGATGCGTGCTCTCGACGCGGCCCTGCCCGAGCGGGACGGTGTCGCCGTGTTCAACCGCGTCTACCTCACCGTCACCGAGGAGATCGACCGGCACCTGGACGCCGGGGAGTTCCCGGATCCACGGGCGGCGATCGCGCTGGACGTGCGGTTCGCCGAGCGCTATCTGGCGGCCGTCGACGCGGTGGCCGCGGACCGCCGTCCGCCCGCCTGCTGGCGTCCGTTGTTCCAGCTGCGCGGCCATCCCGGGGTACGGCCGCTGCAGTTCGCGCTGGCGGGCATCAACGCGCACATCGGGCACGATCTGGCGCTCGCCGTGGTGGACGCCTGCCGTACCCTCGGCTGCGAACCGGCCGAGCTGGAGGACGAGTTCGACCGCGTGGGCGATCTCCTCGTGGCGCTGGAGGAGCGCATCCGCGAGGATCTGATGCCAGGCCCCGACCTGCTCCAGATCGCCGACCCGCTCACCCATCTGCTGGGCTCCTGGAGCCTGGAGCGGGCCCGCGACGGGGCCTGGGTGGCGGCCCGTGCCCTGTGGGCGCTGCGCCACTGCGGCGACATGGCCGAGGAGTTCACCGCACGGCTGGACACGGCGGTGGGATTCGCCGGGCGGATGCTGCTGACACCGCTCGACGACTGA
- a CDS encoding glycoside hydrolase family 6 protein codes for MVAAASAVTLVGSVTGVFSALGPPHGSGEARTGVTRTPALAPMPRIPALAPSPSPSSRTPVTHRPTPSTPSPTRRKQPATTVSPLLYRHPDSQVLDWVRAHPDDPRTAVIASRIAGRPTAVWFTDPDPDTIAARVRAVTTGAAVRGAVPVLVPYAIPDRDCGGASRGGAPGLAAYDAWIDAFARGLGSGEVIVILEPDSIAQSGCLTPAGRAARFASLARAGRVLKSAYPRARVYFDAGHSGWNPPGEQAALLRQAGAAGSDGVFSNVSNFRTTADEIAYDRRVLDALGGPSSLGAVIDTSRNGNGAPPDGQWCDPAGRRIGRAPTLDTGEARIDAYLWVKPPGESDGCRGAAGTFTPSYAYDLARGDWAS; via the coding sequence ATGGTCGCGGCGGCCTCGGCGGTGACGCTGGTCGGCTCCGTCACCGGGGTGTTCTCGGCTCTGGGCCCCCCTCACGGCTCCGGGGAGGCCCGGACCGGGGTGACCCGTACACCGGCCCTGGCTCCCATGCCGCGGATACCTGCGCTCGCTCCCTCGCCCTCGCCGTCGTCGAGAACGCCGGTCACCCACCGGCCGACACCGAGCACACCCTCCCCGACCAGGAGGAAGCAGCCGGCCACCACCGTGTCACCGCTCCTGTACCGCCACCCCGACTCCCAGGTGCTGGACTGGGTCCGCGCGCATCCCGACGATCCGCGCACCGCCGTCATCGCCTCCCGGATAGCCGGCCGCCCGACCGCGGTGTGGTTCACCGACCCGGACCCGGACACGATCGCTGCCCGGGTACGCGCGGTCACCACGGGCGCGGCGGTGCGGGGCGCGGTCCCGGTACTCGTGCCGTACGCCATCCCGGACCGGGACTGCGGCGGCGCCTCCCGGGGCGGCGCGCCCGGCCTCGCGGCCTACGACGCCTGGATCGACGCCTTCGCACGGGGGCTGGGCTCCGGCGAGGTGATCGTCATCCTGGAGCCGGACTCGATCGCCCAGTCCGGCTGTCTGACGCCGGCCGGCCGCGCGGCCCGGTTCGCCTCGCTGGCCCGCGCGGGCCGGGTCCTGAAGTCGGCGTACCCGAGGGCACGCGTCTACTTCGACGCCGGTCACTCCGGCTGGAACCCGCCGGGCGAACAGGCCGCCCTGCTGAGGCAGGCGGGAGCGGCCGGCTCGGACGGTGTGTTCAGCAACGTCTCCAACTTCCGCACCACGGCCGACGAGATCGCCTACGACCGCCGGGTGCTGGACGCGCTCGGCGGCCCGTCGAGCCTCGGCGCCGTGATCGACACCAGCCGCAACGGCAACGGCGCCCCGCCGGACGGCCAGTGGTGCGACCCGGCCGGGCGGAGGATCGGCCGGGCCCCGACCCTGGACACCGGCGAGGCCCGGATCGACGCCTACCTGTGGGTCAAGCCGCCGGGGGAGTCCGACGGCTGCCGGGGCGCCGCCGGCACGTTCACCCCGTCGTACGCCTACGACTTGGCGCGCGGCGACTGGGCGTCGTAG
- a CDS encoding ROK family transcriptional regulator, producing MPASPSTARAINDRQALRLLQHEGPLTAGQLKQLTGLSRPTVADLVERLTAAGLITVVGESGEQRRGPNARLYGIVTDRAHLAALDVRTEGVFVLVSDLVGRVLAEASVPIGGDTGTGPAVEQAVAAVERTAKEAGADRLHTVGIGAPGLIDPATGDLRDSGGLPAWHRSLAAALQERLPGARVTVENETNLAALAEQREGAARDRDTFVLLWLGHGVGAAVVLDGTLRRGASGGTGEIGFLPVPGTGSLPSATDCDGGFHSLAGAAAIGSLAAECGLPLPATIDGPGAAAVIRGAVAEAGDSGAVHPGGPLVGVTRRSGDSGTAHRGAAHPDGERPAGRFLHALADRIAIGAASVVAVLDPGCVVLGGEVGQAGGPLLAGLVEERLRRMSPLLTEVRASTLGGTAVLRGALLTARDRAQDELFAPRDRN from the coding sequence ATGCCCGCATCACCCAGCACCGCCCGGGCCATCAACGACCGCCAGGCCCTGCGGCTGTTGCAGCACGAAGGCCCGCTCACGGCAGGGCAGTTGAAGCAGCTGACGGGTCTGTCCCGGCCGACGGTCGCCGACCTGGTGGAACGGCTCACCGCCGCCGGACTGATCACGGTCGTCGGCGAGTCCGGCGAACAGCGCCGCGGCCCCAACGCCCGGCTGTACGGCATCGTCACCGACCGGGCCCATCTGGCCGCGCTCGACGTCCGTACCGAGGGGGTCTTCGTGCTGGTCTCCGACCTGGTCGGGCGGGTGCTCGCCGAGGCGTCCGTGCCGATCGGCGGGGACACCGGGACCGGGCCCGCCGTGGAGCAGGCGGTGGCCGCGGTGGAACGCACCGCGAAGGAGGCCGGGGCCGACCGGCTGCACACCGTGGGCATCGGCGCGCCGGGCCTCATCGATCCGGCCACCGGCGACCTCCGGGACTCCGGCGGCCTGCCCGCCTGGCACCGCAGCCTGGCCGCCGCCCTGCAGGAACGGCTGCCGGGCGCCCGCGTCACCGTGGAGAACGAGACCAACCTCGCCGCCCTGGCCGAACAGCGCGAGGGCGCCGCCCGGGACCGGGACACCTTCGTCCTGCTCTGGCTGGGTCACGGCGTCGGCGCGGCGGTCGTCCTCGACGGCACCCTCCGCCGCGGCGCCTCCGGCGGCACCGGCGAGATCGGCTTCCTCCCGGTCCCGGGCACCGGCTCGCTCCCCTCGGCGACGGACTGCGACGGCGGGTTCCACTCGCTGGCGGGGGCGGCGGCGATCGGCTCCCTGGCGGCGGAGTGCGGCCTGCCGCTACCGGCCACGATCGACGGACCGGGCGCGGCGGCGGTGATACGGGGGGCTGTGGCGGAGGCGGGCGATTCGGGTGCGGTGCATCCGGGTGGGCCACTTGTGGGCGTCACTCGTCGGAGTGGCGATTCGGGAACGGCTCATCGGGGTGCCGCTCATCCGGATGGTGAGCGGCCCGCCGGGCGGTTTCTCCATGCCCTCGCCGACCGGATCGCCATCGGCGCGGCGTCCGTGGTGGCCGTACTCGATCCCGGCTGTGTGGTGCTCGGCGGGGAGGTCGGGCAGGCCGGCGGCCCGTTGCTGGCAGGCCTGGTCGAGGAGCGGCTCCGCCGCATGTCACCCCTGCTCACGGAGGTCCGGGCGAGCACCCTCGGTGGTACCGCGGTACTGCGCGGCGCGCTGCTGACCGCCCGGGACCGCGCGCAGGACGAACTGTTCGCGCCCCGGGACCGCAACTGA
- a CDS encoding MFS transporter codes for MSDMEYAQDEVRRARYAVAAVFAVHGAITGSFATRVPWIQEHASLSPGQLGFALAFGAFGASCAMPLAGRISHRFGSRTALRGLLALWTLSLVLPSLAPNLYTLCLAIFTYGASSGMADVAMNALGVEVERLLGRSVMSGLHGMWSAGALTGSAAGTLAAHLGSDARLHFALASAVLTALGLVACTWVLDLQPAEDEEPPPRFALPPRSALLIGTVGFCAVFAEGASLDWSAVFLRDRLDSSAGVAAACTTGFMLTMAVARIAGDTVVNRFGAVRTVRAGGILAVLGGLLIVFAGYPVVAMGGFALMGLGIAVVVPLCFAAAGHAGPNPSQAIAGVATITYTSGLIAPSLIGGVAQATSLVVSFCVVTALAGGLAVLAGVLRTAERGGRTQVSPRAAAVPGPRP; via the coding sequence ATGAGTGACATGGAGTACGCACAGGACGAGGTCAGGCGTGCCCGGTACGCCGTGGCGGCCGTGTTCGCCGTGCACGGTGCCATCACCGGCTCGTTCGCGACCCGGGTGCCGTGGATCCAGGAACATGCCTCGCTGAGCCCGGGCCAGTTGGGGTTCGCGCTGGCCTTCGGGGCGTTCGGCGCCTCGTGCGCGATGCCGCTGGCGGGCCGGATCAGCCACCGCTTCGGCAGTCGTACCGCCCTGCGCGGGCTGCTCGCGCTGTGGACGCTGTCGCTGGTCCTGCCGTCCCTCGCGCCGAACCTGTACACCCTGTGCCTGGCGATCTTCACCTACGGCGCGAGCTCGGGCATGGCCGATGTGGCGATGAACGCGCTCGGTGTCGAGGTGGAGCGGCTGCTCGGCAGGTCGGTCATGTCGGGGCTGCACGGCATGTGGAGCGCGGGCGCGCTGACCGGCTCGGCGGCCGGCACGCTCGCCGCGCACCTCGGCTCGGACGCCCGGCTGCACTTCGCGCTCGCCTCGGCCGTGCTGACCGCGCTGGGCCTGGTGGCCTGCACGTGGGTGCTGGACCTGCAGCCGGCCGAGGACGAGGAGCCGCCGCCGCGGTTCGCGCTGCCGCCGCGCTCGGCGCTGCTCATCGGCACGGTCGGTTTCTGCGCGGTGTTCGCGGAGGGCGCGAGCCTGGACTGGTCGGCGGTGTTCCTGCGGGACCGGCTGGACAGTTCGGCCGGTGTGGCGGCGGCCTGTACGACCGGGTTCATGCTGACGATGGCGGTGGCCCGGATCGCCGGGGACACGGTGGTGAACCGGTTCGGCGCGGTCCGCACCGTCCGGGCCGGCGGCATCCTGGCCGTGCTGGGCGGTCTGCTGATCGTGTTCGCCGGGTATCCGGTGGTGGCGATGGGCGGGTTCGCGCTGATGGGGCTCGGCATCGCGGTGGTCGTACCGCTGTGCTTCGCGGCGGCGGGACACGCCGGTCCCAACCCCAGCCAGGCCATAGCCGGCGTGGCGACGATCACCTACACCTCGGGGCTGATCGCGCCGAGCCTGATCGGCGGGGTGGCCCAGGCGACCAGCCTGGTGGTGTCGTTCTGTGTGGTGACGGCGCTGGCCGGCGGGCTCGCGGTGTTGGCGGGCGTGCTGCGCACCGCCGAGCGCGGCGGCCGGACCCAGGTCAGCCCGCGGGCCGCAGCAGTTCCCGGCCCACGGCCCTGA
- a CDS encoding uracil-xanthine permease family protein, with protein MDLGVRWKLHGDGRTPAPGAVVRPDERLSWPRTVGLGAQHVVAMFGASFVAPVLMGLDPNLAIMMSGVATAIFLLATRGRVPSYLGCSLSFVGVAAVIRAQGGTSATVTGAVFVVGIALFLVGLAVQRFGARIIHATMPPIVTGAVVMLIGFNLAPVTASTYWPQDQWTALLVMLFTGMALVCLRGFWSRIAIFLGLVFGYGISWAFDRIFGRIHSMSPSGKVTDHWRLDLSGVSKADWIGLPHFHGPSFQWSAILVALPVVIALVAENAGHVKAVGEMTGDPLDDKLGTAISADGVGSMLSTAVGGPPNTTYSENIGVMAATRVYSTAAYWAAAGFALLFGVCPKFGAVVAAIPGGVLGGITVILYGMIGLLGAQIWLHAKVDLRNPLNLVPAAAGIIIGVGNVSMKFTGDFSLSGIALGTLVVITGYHALRAFAPAHLKKQEPLLDEGTSAYDAQSPRAKS; from the coding sequence ATGGACCTCGGCGTGCGCTGGAAACTGCACGGTGACGGGCGCACGCCCGCGCCCGGAGCGGTGGTACGCCCCGACGAACGGCTCTCCTGGCCCCGTACGGTGGGCCTCGGCGCCCAGCACGTGGTCGCGATGTTCGGCGCGTCCTTCGTCGCGCCGGTGCTGATGGGCCTCGACCCGAACCTGGCGATCATGATGTCGGGCGTGGCGACCGCGATCTTCCTCCTCGCCACCCGCGGCCGCGTGCCGAGCTACCTGGGCTGCTCCCTGTCGTTCGTGGGGGTGGCCGCCGTCATCCGCGCGCAGGGCGGGACGAGTGCCACCGTGACCGGCGCGGTGTTCGTGGTCGGCATCGCGCTGTTCCTGGTGGGGCTCGCCGTGCAGCGCTTCGGCGCGCGGATCATCCATGCCACGATGCCGCCGATCGTCACGGGCGCGGTCGTCATGCTGATCGGCTTCAACCTGGCCCCGGTGACCGCCTCCACCTACTGGCCGCAGGACCAGTGGACGGCCCTGCTGGTCATGTTGTTCACGGGGATGGCCCTGGTCTGTCTGCGCGGCTTCTGGTCGCGTATCGCGATCTTCCTCGGGCTGGTCTTCGGATACGGCATCTCCTGGGCCTTCGACCGGATCTTCGGCAGGATCCACTCCATGAGCCCGAGCGGCAAGGTCACCGACCACTGGCGCCTGGACCTCTCCGGCGTCTCCAAGGCCGACTGGATCGGCCTGCCGCACTTCCACGGGCCGTCCTTCCAGTGGTCGGCGATCCTGGTCGCGCTGCCGGTCGTCATCGCCCTGGTGGCGGAGAACGCGGGCCACGTCAAGGCGGTCGGCGAGATGACCGGAGACCCGCTGGACGACAAGCTCGGTACGGCGATCTCGGCGGACGGCGTCGGGTCCATGCTGTCGACCGCGGTGGGCGGCCCGCCGAACACCACCTACTCCGAGAACATCGGCGTGATGGCCGCGACCCGGGTCTACTCCACCGCCGCCTACTGGGCCGCCGCCGGCTTCGCCCTGCTCTTCGGCGTCTGCCCGAAGTTCGGCGCGGTCGTGGCCGCGATCCCGGGCGGTGTCCTCGGCGGCATCACCGTGATCCTCTACGGCATGATCGGCCTGCTCGGCGCCCAGATCTGGCTGCACGCCAAGGTGGACCTGCGCAACCCGCTGAACCTGGTCCCGGCCGCCGCGGGCATCATCATCGGAGTCGGCAACGTGAGCATGAAGTTCACCGGCGACTTCTCGCTCAGCGGCATCGCCCTCGGCACGCTGGTCGTCATCACCGGCTACCACGCGCTGCGCGCCTTCGCCCCGGCCCATCTGAAGAAACAGGAGCCACTGCTGGACGAGGGCACGTCCGCCTACGACGCCCAGTCGCCGCGCGCCAAGTCGTAG